The Ruania alba genome has a window encoding:
- a CDS encoding HNH endonuclease, whose amino-acid sequence MTSTATGTAFSAPAGKAVLAALRENVTTARAVDVERAELVVEWVGERAIDPATLGTLRGGPVFDPDEHPGLPDPDEHAGLPGERAGLPGTEQPMRLAGDGAPFVSDLEFTRLATALGQSNDAALGYVGAIVELAYRLPQLWERVRAGQVSIHRARAVTRMTKRLPFAGAAWVDAQVAWTIGSCTTAQIERTVSAAMATFDPDQAAKDEEAALEGRHFDIRLDEAGTTAAPGPGLGVGVGSVVRVEGGLDLADALDLEAAVSDQARTLAGFLPGTSEDVRRSIAIGDLARGHTTLPIPDATTGATVPTGAPGEAGGMRRTVMLYLHLPADALNDHNGPGADDVGSVFGSGIVGRCENTKSPVSKEQIRHWCATAGRILVRPVIDLAGHIDASTYEASPNLREQIIQRDGRCRFPYCNRSARSGDQDHIIPYDQGGPTSSTNIAILCRRHHRAKTHAGWSYSMITPGVYYWAAPDGVHYLVTPSGTYPIPTAGTSVGARNGRGSPRGSSPPESGLVYPRSETVTDPPHPDLPGHTDPPPV is encoded by the coding sequence ATGACATCGACAGCCACTGGTACGGCATTCTCGGCTCCGGCTGGGAAGGCAGTGCTGGCTGCCCTGCGGGAGAACGTCACCACGGCTCGGGCTGTTGATGTCGAGCGTGCTGAGCTGGTGGTGGAGTGGGTGGGTGAGCGGGCGATCGACCCGGCCACCCTGGGCACCTTGAGGGGTGGGCCGGTGTTCGACCCGGACGAGCACCCCGGCCTCCCAGACCCGGACGAGCATGCCGGTCTGCCGGGTGAGCGTGCAGGATTGCCGGGGACGGAGCAGCCGATGCGTCTGGCCGGGGATGGTGCCCCGTTCGTGTCCGATCTGGAGTTCACCCGCCTGGCGACCGCACTGGGACAGTCCAACGACGCCGCACTGGGATATGTGGGCGCCATCGTGGAACTGGCCTACCGGCTCCCCCAACTCTGGGAACGGGTGCGAGCCGGGCAGGTCAGCATCCACCGGGCACGGGCAGTGACCCGGATGACGAAACGCCTCCCGTTCGCGGGGGCGGCCTGGGTGGACGCCCAGGTGGCGTGGACGATCGGGTCCTGCACGACCGCGCAGATCGAACGCACCGTGAGTGCCGCGATGGCCACGTTTGATCCCGACCAAGCCGCCAAGGATGAGGAAGCAGCGTTGGAGGGGCGCCACTTCGACATCCGTCTCGATGAGGCAGGCACCACCGCGGCACCAGGACCGGGACTGGGGGTGGGTGTGGGGTCGGTGGTGCGGGTCGAGGGCGGCCTCGACCTTGCTGACGCGTTGGATCTTGAGGCTGCGGTGTCCGACCAGGCCCGCACGTTGGCAGGGTTCCTGCCCGGCACGAGTGAGGATGTGCGTCGTTCCATCGCCATCGGTGACCTCGCCCGCGGACACACCACACTCCCCATCCCCGACGCGACCACTGGCGCCACCGTTCCGACAGGGGCACCCGGCGAAGCGGGCGGGATGAGGCGCACTGTGATGCTCTACCTCCACCTGCCCGCCGACGCCCTCAACGACCACAACGGCCCAGGGGCGGACGACGTCGGGAGCGTGTTCGGTTCCGGGATCGTGGGCCGGTGCGAAAACACCAAATCACCGGTCTCGAAAGAGCAGATTCGCCACTGGTGCGCCACCGCCGGCCGAATACTCGTCCGCCCGGTGATCGACCTGGCCGGTCACATCGATGCGAGTACCTATGAGGCCAGCCCGAACCTGCGCGAACAGATCATTCAGCGCGATGGTCGGTGCCGGTTTCCGTATTGCAACCGCAGCGCTCGTTCCGGGGACCAGGACCACATTATCCCCTACGACCAGGGTGGCCCCACTAGCTCAACCAATATCGCGATCCTGTGCCGCCGGCACCACCGAGCGAAAACCCATGCCGGATGGTCATATTCCATGATCACACCCGGGGTCTATTACTGGGCCGCACCCGATGGTGTCCATTATCTGGTGACGCCTTCCGGCACCTACCCCATCCCCACCGCCGGCACCAGCGTGGGGGCACGAAACGGACGGGGCAGCCCCCGTGGCAGCAGTCCGCCCGAGAGCGGACTCGTCTATCCACGCAGCGAAACGGTCACGGACCCGCCGCACCCGGACCTGCCTGGCCACACCGACCCACCACCAGTCTGA
- a CDS encoding GNAT family N-acetyltransferase, with translation MTVTFRPWREGDEIAAAASFGAPDTPEAGLDRPLLGLDAEDPWRRCLVAESDGEVVGAGAVSDARLHPDRLWVYVEVAHSHRRRGIGTELVRRLRTEQAPSGTQALRARFTADAEHAAGFAVSLGMAPIQRSRQVVVRPGALDVPTFGPTGPALEDLATGSVELTKAVMGFYDATHAPWDRSEMTLGRAQDLLLAPSTGARSAIVLRDRPKDAGGTLLAFAIAYDPPVLDPDDPDAAPDPNAAPAEPDPDRPTEVLLGYPPEANEAKTRAAVRQLLAMVAARYPVQLEVDDAMTPLSTVVDDLLAVGSAELVTETRIVATG, from the coding sequence GTGACCGTCACTTTCCGACCCTGGCGCGAGGGCGACGAGATCGCCGCTGCCGCATCGTTCGGTGCACCCGACACGCCGGAGGCAGGGCTCGACCGCCCCCTGCTCGGTCTGGACGCCGAAGATCCGTGGCGCCGTTGCCTGGTGGCGGAGAGCGACGGTGAGGTGGTCGGGGCCGGCGCGGTCAGTGACGCGCGCCTGCACCCGGACCGGCTGTGGGTCTACGTGGAGGTTGCCCACTCCCATCGACGGCGTGGGATCGGCACCGAGCTGGTCCGCAGGCTCCGGACCGAGCAGGCACCGTCCGGAACACAGGCGCTCCGTGCACGGTTCACGGCGGACGCCGAGCATGCGGCTGGATTTGCGGTGTCGCTCGGCATGGCGCCGATCCAGCGTTCGCGCCAAGTCGTGGTGCGGCCGGGCGCTCTGGACGTGCCGACGTTCGGTCCGACCGGCCCAGCGCTGGAGGATCTGGCGACCGGCTCGGTGGAGCTCACCAAGGCGGTGATGGGCTTCTACGACGCCACGCACGCGCCCTGGGATCGTTCCGAGATGACGCTCGGGCGCGCGCAGGACCTGCTATTGGCCCCGTCGACCGGGGCCAGGAGTGCGATCGTGCTCCGGGACCGGCCGAAGGACGCCGGTGGAACACTCCTCGCCTTCGCGATCGCCTACGACCCGCCGGTGCTCGACCCTGACGACCCCGACGCCGCACCCGACCCCAACGCCGCACCCGCGGAGCCAGATCCGGACCGGCCCACCGAGGTGCTCCTCGGGTACCCGCCGGAGGCGAACGAGGCCAAGACACGTGCGGCGGTGCGTCAGCTGCTCGCCATGGTGGCTGCTCGGTACCCGGTGCAGCTGGAGGTGGATGACGCGATGACGCCACTGAGTACAGTCGTGGACGACCTGCTGGCGGTCGGGTCAGCAGAGTTGGTCACCGAGACCCGGATCGTCGCCACCGGGTGA